The Anaerohalosphaeraceae bacterium genome contains the following window.
GTACCGATTTTCCGGAGAGTTCCCCCGGGCCGCAATGATAAACTTTTTACCATTTGACAATCGAATCACCGCTTCTTCAAACAGCGGTGAACCCAGCACATACTCGCCCGTCCCCGGGCAGACCGGGTAAAACCCGAGGGCCGAGAACACATACCATGCGGAGGTCTGCCCGTTGTCCTCATCCCCGCACAGGCCGTCCGGCGTCGGATGGTAGAGCCGCTCCATCACCTCCCGCACCCATTTCTGGGTCTTCCAGGGCTGCCCGGCATAGGCATACAGATAAATCATATGCTGAATCGGCTGGTTGCCGTGGGCATACTGACCGAAATTCATCACCGCCATCTCAATAATCTCGTGAATCGGGAAGCCGTAATAAGAGTAGTCATACTTGGGCGGCGTAGTAAAAACCGCATCCATTTTGGCAACAAACGCCTCCCGCCCGCCCATCAGGTCAATCAGCCCCTGCGGGTCATGAAACACCGACCAGGTATAATGCCACGCACAGCCCTCGGTAAAATCGCCGCCCCATTTCTCCGGAATGAACGGGCTGGCCCAGGTGCCGTCTTTGTTGCGGCCCCGCATAAAATTCGTGGAGGAATCAAACAGATTTCGATAATACTGAGCCCGCCTGCGGAACCGCTCGATTTCCTCCTGCGGACGGCCCAGGGCCTGCGCCAGCTTCCAGATGGTAAAGTCATCATAACTGTACTCAAGTGTCCGTGCAGCACTTTCCCGGATGCCGACATCGGACGGGATGTAGCCCAGCTCGTTGTAATACGATACACCCATCCGCCCCACTGACCCAAGCGGTCCGGCATTCTCCGTATTCTTCAAAATCGCCTCATACAGGGTCTGGATGTCATACCCCCGGATTCCCTTCAGGTATGAATCAGCAATAATCGCCGCCGAATGCGAGCCAATCATACAGTCCCGATGTCCCGGGCTGGCCCATTCCGGCAGCCATCCGCTTTCCCGGTAGGTATTGGCCAGGCCCTCCATCATCCGCGCATTTTCCTCCGGATACAAAATCGTCGTCAGCGGGAAGGCCGCGCGGAAGGTATCCCAGAAGCCGTTGTCCGTGTACATCGGCCCCGGCAGCACTTTGCCGTTATAGGGGCTGTAATGCACGACCTGCCCCTGTGCATCCACCTCTGTAAAATCCCGCGGAAACAGCAGGGTGCGGTACATTGCCGTATAGAAATTCTGATACTGCTCTTTCGTTCCGCCGCGAACCTCCATGCGTCCGAGGTGTTCATTCCAGACAGCCCGCGCCTTCCGGCAGGTCTGGTCAAAGGTGTCGCTTGCAACCTCCCGCTTCAAATTCAATTCCGCCTGCTCCAAACTGATAAAAGACGAGGCCGCCTTGAGGCAAACCGGCTCATTGCGGCGGGTCTTCAACCGAACCGCCGCCATCACATGCTCGCCCTTGTGTTCCAGAGCCCCTTCGCGAATCTGCCCTTCATTCCAGACAATCACCTCCTCGAAATCACGGTCAAAAACCACCACAAAATAATTGGCAAAATTGTCGGGCACGCCGCCGTTGTGATTGCGGCAGTATCCGACAATCTTTCGCTCCGCCGGAACAGCCTTCACCCACGAGCCCTTGTGAAAACCGTCCACAATCACATAGGAAGCCTCTGAATCGGGAAACCAAAACCGGAATTGAGCCGCCCGCTGCGTCACCGTCATCTCCGCCGTCGTATCAGGATCCGCCAGATACACCTTGTAATAGTACGGTTTGGAGACCTCCGTCTTGTGCGAAAACCAGCTGGCCCGCTTCTCTCCATCAAATACCAGCTGGCCCTCCAGCGGCATCAGCGCAAACGCTCCGTAGTCATTAATCCACGGGCTGGGCTGATGCGTCTGACGAAATCCGCAAATCTTGTGTGCATCATGCTGATAAATCCACCCGTCGCCCATCTTGCCTGTCTGCGGCGTCCAGAAATTCAGTCCCCGCGGCAGCCCGACCGCTGGATACGTATTGCCTGTCGAAAAACCAAACCACGAATCCGTTCCCACCAGCGGATTGACATAATCAACGGGTTCCGCCGTCTTCTGTTTTGCCGCTCCGCAAACAGCCTGCAGAGCAGCCAATACCGCAATCCCGACTCCGTTCCGCCACATCTTCCATCCCGTCTTCATCTTCACTCCCGTATTGATTGGTTGGTTTCCTTGTTTCCGTAAGCCGCCGCCAGGGCCCAATATGCTCGGGCCGCCGCCGACGGATACAGCAGTTTCCATTCCTGAATCGGTTCCGGATTCGGCCGGTCCCATCGTTTCGAATAGCGTCCTTCCTTGTCCCTCACCTGCTGATGAACATACTCCATCCCTTTTCGGGCCGCCTGCCGCCACTCTTCCTGACCGGAAACCTGCCACAATTCCAGCCATGCCTCAATCAGGGTAAAGGCAAACATCGCTTCACAGTGCAGGGCCCCTGTTTTTTCATCCATCCAGCGTTCTCGGGCAGCCAGCGCCGTCCGCCGGGCCTTCTGCAGATACTCTTCGCGCCCGGTCAGCTGATACAAAAGGAGCCAGCAGCGAATCGGCATGGCGGAGTTGTAGGTCCATTTTCTCCGGCCGAGCCGCCCATCCTGCCGAATGTGGTCGAAAAACAGCCCATCCTCATCCTGAAGCGTGTTTTCCAGCCAGTCCAAAAGCCGCTGTGCCGTTTTTAGAAAGCCCATGTCTTTCGTCAGTTCGC
Protein-coding sequences here:
- a CDS encoding GH92 family glycosyl hydrolase gives rise to the protein MKTGWKMWRNGVGIAVLAALQAVCGAAKQKTAEPVDYVNPLVGTDSWFGFSTGNTYPAVGLPRGLNFWTPQTGKMGDGWIYQHDAHKICGFRQTHQPSPWINDYGAFALMPLEGQLVFDGEKRASWFSHKTEVSKPYYYKVYLADPDTTAEMTVTQRAAQFRFWFPDSEASYVIVDGFHKGSWVKAVPAERKIVGYCRNHNGGVPDNFANYFVVVFDRDFEEVIVWNEGQIREGALEHKGEHVMAAVRLKTRRNEPVCLKAASSFISLEQAELNLKREVASDTFDQTCRKARAVWNEHLGRMEVRGGTKEQYQNFYTAMYRTLLFPRDFTEVDAQGQVVHYSPYNGKVLPGPMYTDNGFWDTFRAAFPLTTILYPEENARMMEGLANTYRESGWLPEWASPGHRDCMIGSHSAAIIADSYLKGIRGYDIQTLYEAILKNTENAGPLGSVGRMGVSYYNELGYIPSDVGIRESAARTLEYSYDDFTIWKLAQALGRPQEEIERFRRRAQYYRNLFDSSTNFMRGRNKDGTWASPFIPEKWGGDFTEGCAWHYTWSVFHDPQGLIDLMGGREAFVAKMDAVFTTPPKYDYSYYGFPIHEIIEMAVMNFGQYAHGNQPIQHMIYLYAYAGQPWKTQKWVREVMERLYHPTPDGLCGDEDNGQTSAWYVFSALGFYPVCPGTGEYVLGSPLFEEAVIRLSNGKKFIIAARGNSPENRYIQSARLNGRTITRTYLKHQELMKGGRLDLKMGPVPNEKWGSGPNDAPYSMSREQ